In Coleofasciculus chthonoplastes PCC 7420, the following proteins share a genomic window:
- a CDS encoding SDR family NAD(P)-dependent oxidoreductase, with product MKHLEGKITVVTGATRGLGKGIAIALGEAGATVYITGRTLERSTSDDGVSGSLQETQSAVEEVGGVCIPIQVDHSDDEQVRLLFERIQDEQGQLDLLVNNAYAGVQALTDASGKPFWESEPNLWDACNNVGLRSHYVASIFAARMMTPHQQGLICTISSWGSLSYIFSPPYGAGKSACDRLAADMAIELKPQNIVSLSIWPGIVGTEKFTQFAANMDESAGLDPKNSAIKERYNWETPLLTGRVIAALATDSTVMRRTGRVQIVAELAKHYGLVDKNGERPVSLRSLRFVLPLVFPALRKYPWLVPNINVPWSLLLLKSLSSPKIGAAE from the coding sequence ATGAAACACCTTGAGGGTAAAATCACAGTAGTCACAGGCGCAACGCGAGGTCTAGGTAAGGGAATTGCGATCGCGCTGGGTGAAGCTGGGGCGACAGTCTATATTACAGGGCGCACCCTGGAGCGTTCAACCTCTGATGATGGTGTATCTGGGAGTCTCCAGGAAACCCAATCCGCCGTTGAGGAAGTTGGTGGCGTCTGTATTCCCATCCAAGTGGATCACAGTGACGATGAACAAGTGCGTTTGCTGTTTGAGCGTATCCAGGATGAACAAGGACAACTTGATCTGCTGGTTAATAATGCTTACGCCGGGGTACAAGCCTTAACAGATGCTTCAGGAAAGCCGTTCTGGGAGAGTGAACCGAATTTGTGGGATGCTTGCAATAATGTCGGGCTGCGCAGCCACTATGTTGCCAGTATTTTTGCCGCCCGGATGATGACCCCGCATCAGCAAGGACTTATCTGTACTATCTCGTCTTGGGGTAGTTTATCCTATATTTTTAGTCCTCCCTACGGTGCAGGTAAATCAGCGTGCGATCGCCTAGCGGCAGATATGGCGATTGAACTCAAACCTCAAAATATTGTATCCCTGTCAATTTGGCCCGGAATTGTGGGGACGGAAAAGTTTACTCAGTTTGCTGCCAATATGGATGAAAGTGCAGGGCTTGACCCGAAAAACTCAGCCATAAAAGAGAGGTACAACTGGGAAACCCCCTTACTCACCGGACGGGTGATTGCGGCGCTAGCTACGGATTCCACGGTGATGCGACGAACCGGGCGGGTGCAGATTGTGGCGGAGTTGGCTAAACACTATGGATTGGTAGACAAAAACGGGGAACGTCCTGTATCGTTACGATCTCTGCGCTTCGTGCTTCCCCTTGTCTTTCCCGCCCTGAGAAAATACCCCTGGCTGGTACCTAATATTAATGTACCTTGGTCACTGCTACTGCTAAAATCACTCAGCTCACCGAAAATAGGAGCTGCTGAATAA
- a CDS encoding vWA domain-containing protein, whose product MKTRHRAIATLGLAAVLGALTVACEGGEGGNYTSEAPSEQAPMKVSPEAASLPETQSDAENAPATKFAPQAQPSPGSNSLNRQVPEESNRETYSTIPENPFLKTSSNPLSTFSIDVDAASYSNVRRFINENRLPPPNAVRVEELINYFTYDYPQPQADKPFSITTEVAEAPWNSKHKLVHIGLQGKSISTENLPPSNLVFLLDVSGSMSDANKLPLLKEAFRLLVDQLRDEDKVSIVVYAGAAGTVLPPTPGNQKDTILAAIDKLEAGGSTAGGQGIKLAYKLAQDNFIESGNNRVILATDGDFNVGISSDEQLVSLIEEKREQDIFLTVLGFGTGNLQDAKMEKIANKGNGNYAYIDNILEANKVLVNEIGGTLLTIAKDVKIQVGFNPEKVQGYRLIGYENRRLQNEAFQDDKKDAGELGAGHSVTALYEIIPVGVKSDVSLSDVDIVDSQQKTDESMTFSGNELMQVKLRYKQPDQDTSQLITAPVGDKGLTLAQASNNFKFSASVAEFGMVLRESQYKGNGNLDHVLQLASQSQGADLDGYRAEFIRLVKRAKSL is encoded by the coding sequence ATGAAAACCAGACATAGAGCGATCGCAACTTTAGGACTAGCTGCTGTATTGGGAGCGCTTACCGTTGCTTGCGAAGGGGGAGAAGGAGGAAACTATACGTCTGAAGCTCCTAGCGAACAGGCTCCAATGAAAGTCTCACCCGAGGCAGCTTCCCTCCCAGAGACTCAATCAGATGCAGAGAACGCCCCAGCAACTAAATTCGCGCCGCAAGCCCAGCCATCACCCGGTTCCAACTCTCTTAATCGTCAAGTTCCCGAAGAATCTAACCGCGAAACCTACAGCACTATCCCAGAAAATCCCTTTTTAAAGACTAGCAGTAATCCCCTCTCTACGTTTTCCATTGATGTTGATGCGGCTTCGTATAGTAACGTGCGGCGCTTTATCAATGAGAATCGACTTCCACCCCCCAATGCGGTGCGAGTTGAAGAATTAATCAATTATTTTACTTACGATTATCCCCAACCTCAAGCAGATAAACCTTTTTCTATCACTACAGAAGTTGCCGAAGCACCTTGGAATTCCAAACACAAATTAGTTCACATTGGTTTACAAGGAAAAAGCATTTCCACAGAAAATTTACCACCTAGTAATCTGGTCTTTTTGTTAGATGTTTCCGGTTCCATGTCTGATGCCAATAAACTCCCCTTACTTAAAGAAGCATTCCGATTACTCGTTGACCAATTGCGAGACGAAGATAAGGTTAGTATTGTGGTCTATGCAGGTGCGGCGGGGACAGTGCTACCGCCAACACCAGGGAATCAGAAAGACACCATATTAGCAGCAATTGATAAACTCGAAGCTGGAGGATCAACGGCTGGAGGTCAGGGAATTAAGCTGGCATATAAATTAGCGCAAGATAATTTTATCGAATCCGGTAATAACCGCGTGATTCTCGCCACCGATGGTGATTTTAATGTCGGTATCTCTAGCGATGAGCAATTAGTCAGCCTGATTGAAGAGAAACGAGAGCAAGACATTTTCCTCACCGTGCTAGGATTTGGCACAGGGAATCTCCAAGATGCCAAGATGGAAAAAATCGCGAATAAAGGCAATGGCAATTATGCATATATTGACAATATCCTAGAAGCGAATAAAGTCCTAGTCAATGAAATCGGTGGAACCTTACTCACCATTGCCAAGGATGTGAAAATTCAAGTGGGATTTAACCCGGAAAAAGTTCAAGGCTATCGGCTAATCGGTTATGAAAATCGGCGACTGCAAAATGAAGCGTTTCAGGATGATAAAAAAGACGCGGGCGAGTTAGGTGCGGGTCATTCTGTTACCGCCCTCTATGAAATTATTCCCGTGGGCGTGAAGAGTGATGTCTCGTTATCGGATGTTGATATTGTAGACTCTCAACAGAAAACCGATGAATCGATGACATTTTCCGGGAATGAGTTAATGCAGGTGAAGTTACGATATAAGCAGCCGGATCAGGACACTTCTCAACTGATTACTGCACCTGTTGGGGATAAAGGATTAACCTTAGCCCAAGCCTCGAATAATTTTAAATTCTCGGCATCTGTTGCTGAATTTGGTATGGTATTGAGAGAGTCTCAGTATAAAGGGAATGGTAATCTTGATCATGTTTTACAGCTTGCTAGTCAATCTCAGGGGGCAGATTTAGATGGATACCGAGCCGAGTTTATTCGGTTAGTCAAGCGAGCAAAATCGCTGTAG
- a CDS encoding SDR family NAD(P)-dependent oxidoreductase, whose product MTQLSSAVVLITGAAGGFGQELTRQLLMAGSRLILTDLDKTGLHQRVADIQRQVATGEVMACFEADLSSGEGCEALYHQVKALDMPIDILINNAGIAVFGRMDEVPAPEWERLMQVNLITPMRLSYFFVADMIARQKGHIVNISSVAGWFAPAGLTHYSTSKYGLRGFSEGLFNEVKDYNVKVTAVYPFFSRTPILQAKRYGTLAEGHQGVPESWTTDPVKVMAATLQGIQRDRLHVFPDAIAQNVQFFKRYSPGLLDWISNEFAKRLNRGAS is encoded by the coding sequence ATGACCCAGCTAAGCTCAGCCGTTGTCCTGATTACCGGTGCAGCCGGTGGCTTTGGACAAGAGTTAACCCGACAGTTATTGATGGCGGGTAGCCGCTTAATCTTAACGGATTTGGATAAAACCGGGCTACATCAACGGGTGGCGGATATTCAGCGTCAAGTCGCCACGGGGGAGGTAATGGCTTGCTTTGAGGCTGATTTGTCATCTGGCGAGGGCTGTGAAGCGCTGTATCATCAGGTCAAAGCCCTGGATATGCCGATTGACATTTTGATTAATAATGCTGGAATTGCCGTATTTGGTCGCATGGACGAAGTTCCAGCACCGGAATGGGAACGGTTGATGCAGGTGAACTTAATCACACCAATGCGTTTAAGTTACTTTTTTGTGGCGGATATGATTGCACGTCAAAAAGGGCATATTGTGAATATTTCATCCGTCGCGGGTTGGTTTGCACCTGCAGGATTGACCCATTATTCTACCAGTAAATATGGGTTACGGGGATTTAGTGAAGGGCTATTCAATGAAGTCAAGGACTACAATGTCAAAGTGACAGCCGTTTATCCATTTTTTAGCCGTACCCCCATTCTGCAAGCAAAACGGTATGGCACACTCGCTGAGGGACATCAAGGTGTGCCTGAATCCTGGACAACTGATCCAGTGAAGGTGATGGCGGCGACGCTTCAAGGCATTCAGCGGGATCGACTGCACGTATTCCCGGATGCGATCGCGCAAAATGTCCAATTTTTCAAACGATACAGTCCTGGCTTATTAGACTGGATCAGTAATGAGTTTGCCAAAAGATTAAATCGTGGTGCAAGTTAG
- a CDS encoding SDR family oxidoreductase: MNTTTNGKTILSNDTHEMATQGAESLFSEQPRGDVFKKMAIIGCGYAGTAVACHWQKQGHFVKVTTTREERVAELEEVADQVVIMQGNDAKAVHSLVQNQDICLLSVAPISTRQVDAEVYRETYIPTAKNVVAALTETATVQQLIYLSSCSVYGNKNGDWVDETSGVDTDNEYNQVLYEAEQILLNSAPEDLSVCILRLGGIYGPGRELIKRLSRLAGKTLPGSGESFACWIHLDDIVTAVDFACQNRLNGIYNLVNNLRWTSRELCDYVCDNQGLERVIWDATKPSFRALNARINNQKIKAAGYPLIHPETIV, encoded by the coding sequence ATGAATACCACAACTAATGGAAAAACCATCCTTAGCAATGATACTCATGAAATGGCAACGCAGGGTGCAGAGTCTCTTTTCTCGGAGCAGCCGCGCGGCGATGTTTTTAAGAAGATGGCAATTATCGGTTGTGGCTACGCGGGAACGGCTGTAGCTTGCCATTGGCAAAAACAGGGTCACTTCGTCAAAGTAACGACTACGCGGGAAGAGCGCGTTGCCGAACTTGAGGAAGTAGCTGATCAGGTTGTAATTATGCAAGGAAACGATGCTAAAGCTGTGCATTCTCTGGTACAAAACCAGGATATCTGTCTACTAAGTGTTGCTCCAATCAGCACTCGTCAGGTGGATGCAGAAGTCTATCGGGAAACCTACATTCCCACCGCGAAAAACGTGGTCGCTGCCTTGACGGAAACTGCCACGGTTCAGCAGTTAATTTACCTCAGCAGCTGCTCAGTCTACGGCAACAAGAATGGCGATTGGGTTGATGAAACTTCTGGGGTAGATACAGATAATGAATATAATCAAGTGCTGTATGAAGCCGAGCAGATTTTGTTAAATTCAGCCCCTGAAGACTTAAGCGTTTGTATCCTGCGATTGGGCGGAATTTATGGTCCGGGTAGAGAGTTAATTAAACGGTTAAGCCGCCTGGCTGGGAAAACTCTGCCTGGAAGTGGTGAAAGCTTTGCTTGTTGGATTCATTTGGATGATATTGTGACAGCGGTAGATTTTGCCTGTCAAAATAGACTCAATGGCATTTATAATCTGGTGAATAATTTACGCTGGACTAGCCGAGAATTGTGCGATTATGTTTGCGACAACCAAGGTTTAGAAAGAGTTATTTGGGATGCTACTAAACCCAGTTTTCGCGCTCTGAATGCACGGATCAACAATCAGAAGATTAAAGCGGCTGGTTACCCGTTGATTCATCCAGAAACGATTGTTTGA
- a CDS encoding serine/threonine-protein kinase produces MNSIIQNSNNNYPEFFQQGYHIQRELGHNRSSGRVTYLATHHSTEQSVVIKQFQFAKTGANWSDFDAHEREITLLQQLDCPSIPQYLDAFETPDGFCLIQEYKQAPSLAVPQSFTPEEVKQIAIALLEVLVYLQQQVPPIIHRDIKPENILVERSPQIKVYLVDFGLARAFGDDLAASSVVKGTLGFMPPEQMFNRQLTEASDLYGLGVTLICLLTQTKSADIGNLMDEDCRINYKSLVSGLNPQFITWLDKMVAPKLRDRFPNAATALAELLPIDGVGNSPTSDQFQLLQSGITPMLVLKLGVLAVMGTGFAIASRITNPVRLVETRHGASLPEIQQLQQTGECAGCNLSGADLREMDLRTVDLREANLSEANLQGANLQSANLENANLREANLIDADLKGAYLRNADLTAANLTDTQLESTDLRGAIMPGNFTP; encoded by the coding sequence ATGAATTCTATTATTCAAAACTCAAATAATAACTACCCCGAATTTTTCCAGCAAGGTTATCATATTCAGCGTGAATTGGGACACAACCGCAGTAGTGGACGAGTCACTTATTTAGCCACTCATCACTCCACAGAACAATCGGTGGTGATTAAACAATTTCAATTTGCCAAAACGGGTGCGAATTGGTCAGATTTTGACGCCCATGAACGGGAAATTACTCTGCTGCAACAATTGGATTGTCCTAGTATTCCTCAGTACCTGGATGCATTTGAAACGCCGGATGGCTTTTGCTTAATTCAGGAATACAAGCAAGCCCCCTCTTTAGCCGTTCCCCAATCCTTTACCCCAGAGGAGGTTAAACAAATTGCGATCGCACTCTTGGAGGTGTTGGTTTACCTACAACAGCAAGTTCCGCCGATTATACATCGAGATATTAAGCCGGAAAATATTTTAGTTGAACGTTCCCCCCAGATTAAGGTTTATTTAGTCGATTTTGGTTTAGCGCGTGCGTTTGGGGATGATTTGGCGGCGAGTAGTGTGGTGAAGGGAACGTTAGGATTTATGCCACCGGAACAGATGTTTAATCGCCAACTCACGGAAGCGTCTGATTTATATGGTTTAGGGGTAACGCTGATTTGTTTACTAACTCAAACTAAATCCGCTGATATTGGCAATTTAATGGATGAAGATTGTCGAATTAACTATAAATCCCTGGTATCGGGTTTGAATCCTCAGTTTATCACCTGGCTGGATAAAATGGTCGCACCTAAATTGCGCGATCGCTTCCCCAATGCGGCGACGGCGCTGGCGGAATTGTTACCGATTGATGGGGTGGGAAATTCGCCAACTTCGGATCAGTTTCAGTTACTCCAGTCTGGAATTACGCCGATGTTGGTATTGAAACTGGGAGTATTGGCGGTGATGGGTACAGGTTTCGCGATCGCGTCTCGGATTACCAATCCTGTGCGGTTAGTAGAGACGCGCCATGGCGCGTCTCTACCTGAAATCCAGCAATTGCAGCAAACGGGTGAATGTGCTGGATGTAATTTGAGTGGCGCTGATTTGAGGGAAATGGATCTGAGAACCGTTGACTTGAGAGAGGCTAATCTGAGTGAAGCTAACCTCCAAGGGGCGAATTTGCAAAGTGCTAATTTAGAGAATGCCAATTTGAGAGAGGCGAATTTGATTGATGCAGATCTTAAGGGCGCTTACCTAAGAAACGCTGATTTAACGGCGGCAAATCTGACAGATACTCAGCTTGAGAGTACGGATCTCAGAGGTGCGATTATGCCTGGTAATTTTACCCCATAG
- a CDS encoding alpha/beta hydrolase, giving the protein MLQANWDKSTQQSIQGKTALVLLGIVLLSLFFPLFLSGVGLFLSLWVIVPAPTFWMLPLAVAAPEASPWLLGVNAIALILAILNLQEGGLDNFAVICSLIGLILSLLPLIQFPGVNARIAAQMQRDLGLEDWATITPDAPTPMRPQPFSLADAFRGIAIAKRCCFQQIAEVRIDRGIIFSQPDGVNLKLNVYRPLTVGKYPAIITIYGGAWQVGTPDNNETFNRYMANQGYSVIAIDYRHAPQYHFPAQLEDVQAALSYIQSHAHELEIDTERIALMGRSAGAQLAALAAYHLNTIPIRAVVNYYGPVDLKEGYHDLPFPDPLNIRAILRAFLAGTPDEVPELYLEASPIRYVKSNLPPTLLVYAGRDHIIKAKFGRQLYEQLQAADNCAVWLEIPWAEHAFDAVFNGVSNQLALYYTERFLAWALKSS; this is encoded by the coding sequence ATGCTTCAAGCTAACTGGGACAAAAGCACACAGCAAAGCATCCAAGGGAAAACAGCACTGGTTTTGTTAGGCATAGTCCTACTCTCGCTGTTTTTTCCTTTGTTCCTGAGTGGAGTCGGATTGTTTCTGAGTCTCTGGGTGATTGTCCCAGCGCCTACGTTTTGGATGTTACCGCTAGCCGTGGCTGCACCAGAAGCGAGTCCTTGGCTGCTGGGTGTGAATGCGATCGCACTAATACTGGCTATCTTAAATTTACAAGAAGGGGGGCTTGACAATTTTGCCGTAATCTGTAGTCTGATTGGTTTAATCCTCAGCCTTTTGCCGTTAATTCAGTTTCCAGGAGTGAATGCACGAATCGCGGCTCAAATGCAGAGGGATCTGGGTTTAGAGGATTGGGCAACAATTACTCCGGATGCACCGACACCCATGCGTCCCCAGCCTTTTAGTTTAGCCGATGCGTTTCGGGGGATTGCGATAGCGAAGCGCTGCTGCTTTCAGCAGATCGCGGAGGTTCGTATTGACCGAGGGATTATATTTTCTCAGCCGGATGGGGTCAACCTTAAACTTAATGTTTACCGACCGTTGACTGTTGGTAAATATCCAGCGATTATTACAATCTATGGGGGGGCGTGGCAAGTTGGAACTCCCGATAACAATGAGACATTTAACCGATACATGGCAAATCAGGGCTACTCTGTGATCGCGATTGATTACCGTCATGCTCCCCAATACCACTTTCCGGCTCAACTGGAGGATGTACAGGCAGCTTTATCCTATATTCAAAGCCATGCTCATGAGTTAGAAATTGATACGGAACGAATTGCTCTCATGGGGCGATCGGCAGGGGCGCAACTGGCAGCACTTGCAGCTTATCATCTAAATACAATTCCGATTCGGGCTGTGGTGAATTACTACGGACCTGTAGATTTAAAAGAAGGATACCATGACTTGCCTTTTCCTGACCCGCTCAACATTCGGGCGATTCTCCGCGCCTTTTTAGCCGGAACACCGGATGAAGTACCAGAACTTTATCTGGAAGCTTCTCCGATTCGTTATGTTAAATCTAATCTGCCGCCTACGTTATTGGTTTACGCGGGTCGAGATCATATCATTAAGGCAAAGTTTGGACGCCAACTCTACGAGCAATTACAAGCGGCTGATAATTGTGCTGTTTGGTTAGAAATTCCCTGGGCTGAACATGCCTTTGATGCAGTTTTTAATGGCGTGAGTAATCAGTTGGCATTATACTACACGGAGCGATTTCTGGCTTGGGCGTTGAAGTCTTCTTGA
- a CDS encoding flavin-containing monooxygenase, protein MQVSHSRSTVQQVNTSHKQLILGAGFVGLGMAQALKAAGIAYDQVDGSDDIGGNWYHGVYETAHIISSRTITQFTHFPMPDDYPDFPSAEHIRDYLNRFADHFQLREPIELNRTVEYVRPIENNLWEVTFANGEQRIYKGVLLCNGHHWCKRFPKFEGQFHGEIIHSKDYKTPDQLRSKRVLVIGGGNSACDIAAEAARVSLKSVLSMRESVWFIPKTFAGVPTADLVRWWMPEWLQRLAMYGIIRLTFGNHQDYGLSKPNHRIFEKHPTLNNEVPYYIKHGRILAKPGVRRLQGKKVEFVDGSEQEFDLIVCATGYHVAYPFLPEELQRVEGSVVKCYGSSFIEDYKGLYYIGWGQARGGVGSLIAAYGPYFTRCLQLQDEINVPLGLVFKEMGQELPTTHLSDPQQIFRQLKQAHFFFNWIAKKADQVDAKYPNFENRPLPAKQ, encoded by the coding sequence GTGCAAGTTAGTCATTCTCGCTCAACAGTACAGCAGGTTAATACCAGTCACAAGCAGTTGATTCTCGGCGCAGGGTTTGTGGGATTGGGTATGGCTCAAGCCCTAAAAGCGGCGGGTATTGCCTATGATCAGGTGGATGGGAGTGATGATATCGGTGGTAATTGGTATCACGGGGTTTATGAAACTGCCCATATTATTTCATCCCGGACTATTACCCAATTTACTCATTTTCCCATGCCTGATGATTATCCAGATTTCCCCAGCGCTGAACATATCCGGGATTATCTGAATCGTTTTGCCGATCATTTTCAGTTACGAGAGCCGATTGAACTCAATCGTACTGTTGAGTATGTTCGACCCATTGAAAACAATCTCTGGGAAGTTACCTTTGCCAATGGAGAACAACGAATTTATAAAGGCGTATTACTGTGTAACGGACATCATTGGTGCAAACGGTTTCCCAAATTTGAGGGACAATTTCACGGGGAAATTATTCATTCTAAAGATTACAAAACACCGGATCAACTTCGGAGTAAACGGGTGCTAGTGATTGGCGGTGGAAATTCAGCCTGTGATATTGCCGCCGAAGCCGCACGGGTAAGCCTGAAAAGTGTTTTAAGTATGCGTGAATCCGTCTGGTTTATTCCTAAAACATTTGCTGGAGTCCCGACGGCTGATCTAGTGCGATGGTGGATGCCAGAATGGTTACAACGGCTGGCGATGTACGGAATCATCCGTCTGACATTTGGAAATCATCAAGACTATGGTTTATCTAAACCGAACCATCGCATTTTTGAGAAACACCCCACGTTAAATAATGAAGTGCCGTATTATATTAAACATGGTCGGATTCTTGCCAAGCCTGGGGTGCGTCGGCTTCAGGGAAAAAAAGTCGAGTTTGTCGATGGGAGTGAGCAGGAATTTGATTTAATTGTTTGTGCTACTGGCTATCATGTTGCCTATCCCTTCCTACCGGAGGAACTTCAGCGCGTTGAAGGATCTGTGGTTAAATGTTATGGTAGCTCGTTTATTGAGGATTACAAGGGACTCTATTACATTGGTTGGGGACAAGCGCGGGGCGGAGTTGGCTCATTGATAGCGGCTTACGGTCCCTATTTTACCCGTTGTCTGCAACTCCAGGATGAAATTAATGTGCCGCTAGGGTTGGTGTTTAAAGAAATGGGACAAGAGTTACCAACGACGCATTTATCTGATCCGCAGCAAATTTTCAGGCAGTTAAAACAGGCTCATTTTTTCTTTAACTGGATTGCTAAAAAAGCGGATCAAGTTGATGCCAAATATCCTAACTTTGAGAACCGTCCACTCCCGGCTAAACAATGA